In Caldicellulosiruptor obsidiansis OB47, a single window of DNA contains:
- the cas7b gene encoding type I-B CRISPR-associated protein Cas7/Csh2, protein MENLNNNIIKNRSEILLLYDVTDANPNGDPLDENKPRIDPETDICIVTDVRLKRTCRDYWAEYKNLPVFILREISEDGKLMTKSDKFSKYNLSKDKLKEYIDIRLFGGTTTLKSKDEKRKSKSEEDSSEETGAITFTGPVQFKFGRSLHKVEYMLVKGTTVMPSGEGKDQGTFTECYILPYALIAFYGVVNENAALRQELPVTEEDVQLLLEALWCGTKNLISRSKFGQMPRLLMRVEYNQSGFYIGELDKLVKLISQKPDTAIRSPEDFHLDITRLVEKISNYQDKIQKVEIAVDYSISFVCEGKFVQLKDALSFLGDRIKLLKFE, encoded by the coding sequence ATGGAAAACTTAAACAATAACATTATCAAAAACAGGTCAGAGATTTTGTTGTTATACGATGTGACAGACGCAAACCCAAACGGTGACCCACTTGATGAAAATAAGCCAAGAATTGATCCTGAGACAGATATATGCATAGTAACAGACGTGCGCTTAAAAAGAACATGCAGAGATTACTGGGCAGAGTACAAGAACTTGCCTGTGTTCATCTTAAGAGAAATCTCCGAAGATGGAAAGCTCATGACAAAGTCTGACAAATTTTCAAAGTATAATCTCAGCAAAGACAAGCTAAAAGAATATATCGACATAAGACTTTTTGGTGGTACTACCACTTTAAAGAGCAAGGACGAAAAGAGAAAAAGTAAGTCAGAGGAAGACTCATCAGAGGAAACCGGTGCAATTACATTTACAGGACCTGTTCAGTTTAAATTTGGAAGGTCTTTGCATAAAGTCGAGTACATGCTTGTAAAGGGCACAACAGTTATGCCATCGGGTGAAGGTAAAGACCAAGGGACATTTACAGAATGCTATATTCTACCGTATGCTCTGATTGCTTTTTACGGTGTTGTAAATGAAAATGCAGCTTTACGTCAAGAGTTGCCTGTAACAGAAGAAGATGTTCAGCTTCTTTTAGAGGCTCTTTGGTGCGGAACTAAAAATCTCATCTCACGTTCAAAGTTTGGTCAGATGCCAAGGCTTCTTATGAGGGTTGAATATAACCAGAGCGGTTTTTACATTGGTGAACTTGACAAACTTGTGAAGCTTATCTCCCAAAAGCCAGATACTGCTATACGCTCACCAGAGGACTTCCATCTTGATATAACAAGACTTGTTGAAAAGATTTCAAATTATCAGGATAAGATTCAAAAGGTTGAGATAGCTGTTGACTATTCTATCAGCTTTGTATGCGAAGGCAAATTTGTTCAGCTAAAAGATGCTCTTTCTTTCTTGGGTGACAGGATCAAACTTCTTAAGTTTGAGTGA
- the cas5b gene encoding type I-B CRISPR-associated protein Cas5b → MKVAVFDIKADFGFFGKFYSTSSPITYPFPPFPTIQGMVGAILGLDKKEYLDVLEYGKFRAGIRILNPVKKIRIGINHIDTKEGRWQPIKTKNRQPRTQMRFELLKDPCFRIYATHTSESIFFKLVEFLEQHRSYFTLSMGLSEFLADFEFVGVFEAFEKDMPDDYVSLCTPIPLSYLDSKADTPLRFEAGKSYFKERMPLYMLTTREVVKYEDVIFEPTGKELLARPSSYVEVQNGENILLF, encoded by the coding sequence ATGAAAGTAGCTGTTTTTGATATCAAAGCCGACTTTGGTTTTTTTGGTAAGTTTTACTCAACATCCTCGCCAATAACATACCCCTTCCCACCATTCCCAACCATTCAAGGAATGGTGGGAGCCATCTTGGGACTTGACAAAAAAGAGTATCTTGACGTTTTAGAGTATGGTAAGTTTCGTGCGGGGATTAGAATCTTAAATCCTGTGAAAAAAATCAGAATAGGAATAAATCACATAGACACAAAAGAAGGAAGATGGCAACCTATAAAAACCAAAAACCGCCAGCCAAGAACACAGATGAGGTTTGAGCTTTTAAAAGATCCTTGTTTTAGGATATACGCCACACATACTTCAGAGAGCATTTTTTTTAAGCTTGTAGAGTTTTTGGAACAACACAGAAGTTACTTTACCCTTTCAATGGGTCTTTCTGAATTTCTTGCTGACTTTGAATTTGTTGGAGTATTTGAGGCTTTTGAAAAGGACATGCCAGACGATTATGTAAGCCTTTGTACACCAATTCCTTTAAGCTATTTAGACAGCAAAGCAGATACACCCTTGAGGTTTGAAGCTGGAAAAAGCTACTTTAAAGAGAGAATGCCACTTTACATGCTCACAACAAGAGAAGTTGTAAAATACGAAGACGTCATTTTCGAACCTACAGGAAAAGAACTTTTAGCAAGACCATCAAGTTATGTGGAGGTCCAAAATGGAGAGAACATTCTCTTGTTTTGA
- a CDS encoding CRISPR-associated helicase/endonuclease Cas3, which yields MERTFSCFDNQNLSGLFSHPGKDGGIEGAKPLEVHLANTSILANFFASEKKLALCSTKFLSQIAKITALLHDIGKATSFFQKYLFDKKKIKRRLTRHSLISAICVWGTLNRLIEEKKIQEDKVFEGFTAILAFFATLKHHGDLEAASDMLLLSEDDIELCYEQIENIEKEKFDTLISNISCVCPEIGFLTTDTLKEFVEHAKDSIKVFKRGFRKLFDTEMKFFFMLNLLYSILLDADKTEAIFGTLVDIPELNLSYTDVDSFRRRIFKPENFENSIKTLRDRAFEEAINCEIDENRRIYTLCLPTGLGKTIISFAFALKLRELAQNKFGSKFRIIYSLPFLSIIEQNYNAISQILSFCGFDITSDIILKHHHLSDIVYKTKDSCQDNQEEIFDTDVAKLLIEGWNSNIIVTTFVQFLESILTNKNSNMRKFHRIANSIIILDEVQAINSEYWFLCKNLFEALCTSLNCYIILSTATMPFIVDKSKTISIVKPENYFDKLCRTELYFDTNFSKIGLEEFVANFEFEKEQTYLFVTNTVSSAKNLYKLINQRLPDMQHKITILTTHIIPKERLRRIEQIKNKKYKIVISTQLIEAGVDVDFDHVIRDIAPLDSIIQAAGRANREGKNAKSKVTVVELVSEERGRLFTTEVYDSLLIDVTRKILSQFQKVDESKFAELILEYYKELVRRGVIETTSDDRETSQKFLEAIYRLLYTSSDCETAAIGSFKLIQDEPYKVDVFVEADEEAKIIWQRFAKICEIKDIFERKKRFLEIRKSFYDYVISVPKTDNIPINFENIILYVPYSQLTDFYDPMTGFKTKGESYLSF from the coding sequence ATGGAGAGAACATTCTCTTGTTTTGATAACCAAAATCTGTCTGGACTTTTTTCTCATCCCGGCAAAGACGGCGGTATAGAAGGTGCAAAGCCATTAGAGGTTCATCTTGCAAACACCAGCATTTTAGCTAATTTTTTTGCTTCAGAAAAAAAATTAGCACTTTGTTCAACAAAGTTTCTTTCCCAGATTGCAAAAATTACAGCCTTGCTACATGACATAGGCAAGGCAACTTCTTTTTTTCAAAAGTATCTTTTTGACAAAAAGAAAATAAAAAGGAGGCTCACGCGGCACTCTCTTATCTCTGCTATCTGTGTGTGGGGAACATTAAACAGGCTCATTGAAGAAAAGAAAATCCAAGAGGACAAAGTTTTTGAAGGCTTTACTGCGATTTTAGCATTTTTTGCTACTTTAAAACACCATGGCGATTTAGAAGCAGCATCAGATATGCTCTTGCTCTCAGAAGACGATATAGAACTCTGCTATGAGCAGATTGAGAATATAGAAAAAGAGAAGTTTGACACTCTGATTTCTAATATTTCCTGTGTTTGCCCTGAAATTGGTTTTTTGACAACAGACACCTTAAAAGAATTTGTAGAGCATGCAAAAGATTCAATAAAGGTCTTTAAAAGAGGCTTCAGAAAGCTTTTTGACACAGAGATGAAATTCTTTTTCATGCTAAATCTGTTGTATTCTATCCTTCTGGATGCAGACAAAACAGAGGCAATATTTGGCACTCTGGTTGATATTCCGGAGCTAAATCTTTCTTACACCGATGTTGACAGTTTCAGGAGAAGAATTTTCAAGCCTGAAAACTTCGAAAATTCAATAAAAACCTTAAGAGACAGGGCTTTTGAAGAAGCAATAAATTGTGAGATTGACGAAAATAGACGTATCTATACACTCTGTCTTCCAACAGGGCTTGGAAAAACTATTATCTCTTTTGCTTTTGCGCTAAAACTCAGAGAACTTGCTCAAAATAAATTTGGTAGCAAGTTTAGAATAATTTACTCACTTCCTTTTTTATCTATCATTGAGCAAAATTATAACGCTATCTCACAGATTTTGAGCTTTTGCGGTTTTGACATAACTTCAGATATCATTTTAAAGCACCATCACTTAAGCGATATTGTCTACAAAACCAAAGATAGTTGTCAGGACAACCAAGAGGAAATCTTTGACACAGACGTTGCAAAACTTTTAATAGAAGGTTGGAACTCAAATATAATTGTGACAACATTTGTTCAGTTTTTGGAGAGTATTCTGACAAATAAAAACTCCAACATGAGAAAATTCCACAGAATTGCAAATTCAATCATCATTCTTGACGAGGTGCAGGCTATAAACTCAGAGTACTGGTTTTTGTGCAAGAACCTTTTTGAGGCGCTCTGCACCAGCTTAAACTGCTATATAATCCTTTCAACTGCTACAATGCCGTTTATTGTTGACAAAAGCAAGACCATCAGTATTGTAAAACCGGAGAACTACTTTGACAAACTTTGTCGAACAGAGCTGTATTTTGACACTAATTTTTCAAAAATAGGGCTTGAAGAATTTGTGGCAAACTTTGAGTTTGAAAAAGAACAAACTTACCTTTTTGTTACGAACACTGTGAGCAGTGCAAAAAACCTGTACAAGCTTATAAATCAAAGACTTCCTGACATGCAGCACAAAATTACAATTCTGACAACTCATATAATTCCAAAAGAAAGATTGAGAAGAATTGAGCAAATAAAGAATAAGAAATACAAAATTGTTATATCAACCCAGCTTATTGAGGCAGGGGTTGACGTTGACTTTGACCATGTTATAAGAGACATTGCTCCGCTTGATTCAATCATCCAGGCAGCAGGAAGAGCAAATAGAGAAGGCAAAAATGCAAAGAGCAAAGTAACAGTTGTTGAACTTGTGTCTGAAGAAAGAGGAAGACTTTTTACAACAGAGGTTTATGATAGTCTATTGATTGATGTAACCAGAAAGATTTTGAGTCAATTTCAAAAGGTGGACGAAAGTAAATTTGCAGAACTAATCCTTGAGTATTATAAAGAACTTGTAAGGCGTGGTGTTATTGAAACAACCAGTGATGACAGGGAAACATCCCAAAAATTTCTTGAGGCAATTTACAGACTTCTTTACACCTCATCCGACTGTGAAACAGCTGCAATCGGAAGCTTTAAACTCATCCAGGATGAACCTTACAAAGTAGATGTGTTTGTTGAAGCAGATGAGGAAGCAAAAATTATCTGGCAGAGATTTGCAAAAATTTGTGAGATTAAAGACATTTTTGAAAGGAAAAAGAGGTTTTTGGAGATTCGCAAAAGTTTTTATGACTATGTTATCTCTGTGCCAAAGACAGATAATATCCCTATCAATTTTGAAAACATTATACTCTATGTGCCATACAGCCAGCTTACTGACTTTTATGACCCGATGACAGGTTTTAAAACAAAGGGAGAAAGCTACCTCAGTTTTTAA
- a CDS encoding Rpn family recombination-promoting nuclease/putative transposase codes for MNNQLPHNINDLEYKYIFSNKSIFLRLLKRLDEIGVFKNLTEDQLERIDKSYILPDFSEQESDILYKVNLKEKEIIFYILFEHQSTVDHSMSIRLLFYITDLYRDYIKDFDKGEIKKKGFRLPAVVPIVFYDGEDRWTATTRLREKILGFEEFGNCVIDFEYILIDLNQAESILQVKDILSLILKLNRIKRYEELERLFLELREYLWGAEEKEIEVLKVCLPVALRELEDIEVEAAKRAIDETVIGGEKAMPLFQNLRKIREELIFEGLQQGLQQGFEQSKIETAERMILKGYKDEEIAEITGLSLEKIKELRAKHRN; via the coding sequence ATGAATAATCAGCTTCCTCACAACATAAATGACCTGGAGTACAAATACATATTCTCTAACAAAAGCATTTTTCTTAGGCTTTTAAAAAGACTTGATGAGATTGGAGTATTTAAAAATCTCACAGAAGACCAGCTTGAAAGAATTGATAAAAGTTACATCTTGCCAGACTTTTCTGAACAGGAAAGTGACATCCTCTATAAAGTCAATTTAAAAGAGAAAGAGATTATCTTTTACATTTTGTTTGAACACCAATCAACAGTTGACCATTCAATGTCAATAAGGCTTTTATTTTACATCACAGATTTATACAGAGACTATATCAAGGACTTTGACAAAGGAGAAATAAAGAAAAAGGGGTTTAGATTGCCAGCAGTTGTGCCGATAGTGTTTTACGATGGAGAAGACAGGTGGACAGCTACAACAAGGCTGAGGGAGAAGATTTTAGGATTTGAGGAGTTTGGAAATTGCGTAATTGATTTTGAGTACATATTGATTGACTTGAACCAAGCAGAAAGCATTTTGCAAGTGAAAGACATACTTAGCTTAATACTGAAGCTCAACAGAATTAAGAGATATGAGGAGTTAGAGAGATTATTTTTGGAGCTTAGAGAATATTTATGGGGGGCAGAAGAGAAGGAGATAGAGGTGTTGAAGGTGTGCTTGCCAGTTGCTTTGAGGGAGCTTGAGGATATAGAAGTTGAGGCTGCCAAAAGAGCAATTGATGAGACTGTAATAGGGGGTGAAAAAGCTATGCCACTATTTCAGAATTTGAGAAAGATAAGAGAAGAGTTGATTTTTGAAGGACTTCAGCAAGGACTTCAGCAAGGTTTTGAGCAAAGTAAAATAGAGACAGCTGAGAGGATGATTTTAAAAGGATACAAAGATGAGGAGATAGCAGAGATTACAGGACTTTCGCTTGAAAAGATAAAAGAACTTCGTGCAAAACACAGAAACTGA
- a CDS encoding RNA-guided endonuclease InsQ/TnpB family protein — protein MYKTQKNHIRCDKQTYKLLRMLCHFSKNLYNYALYHIRQHYFKTQEYLPYESVYHLVKENENYRLLPSQVAQQTLISVDEAFKSFLSLLKAKKEGRIDKKISIPTYLPKEGMYQIVFPKDQFKVEGNKLRLSLGRNFYKEFGVRYLYFDLPQNIRGKKIKEVRIVPRFHGKWFEIEYVYEEEEEEEQNYNLDKSRYLSIDLGLDNFAAVVDTIGTAFLIEGRYIKSVNRWYNKQKARLQSIYSKQNIKYGKRLARICLRRQHIIDNFLNQAVNYIIKHCLNNQIGTVVIGEMKDIKQKINLGVVNNQNFVNIPYERFKRKLEAKCEYYGLEYVEVDESYTSQRCNRCGTVEKSNRKHRGLYVCKDCGYVVNADINGALNILAKVAGESAKKQIVSSGCVNHPVRIRVA, from the coding sequence ATGTACAAAACACAGAAAAATCATATAAGATGTGACAAACAAACATACAAACTTCTGCGTATGTTATGTCACTTTTCTAAAAACTTGTACAACTATGCTTTGTATCATATAAGGCAACACTATTTTAAAACTCAGGAATATCTGCCATATGAAAGCGTATATCATCTTGTGAAGGAAAACGAAAATTACAGACTTTTGCCTTCTCAGGTTGCCCAGCAAACTCTTATTTCTGTGGACGAAGCTTTTAAATCTTTTTTAAGTCTTTTGAAAGCTAAAAAAGAAGGGAGAATAGATAAAAAAATTTCAATACCGACATACCTGCCAAAGGAAGGGATGTACCAGATTGTTTTTCCTAAAGACCAGTTCAAGGTAGAAGGGAATAAACTGAGACTCAGTCTTGGCAGAAATTTCTACAAGGAATTTGGAGTAAGGTACTTGTATTTTGACCTGCCACAAAACATTAGAGGCAAAAAGATAAAAGAGGTCAGGATAGTGCCAAGGTTTCATGGCAAATGGTTTGAGATTGAGTATGTGTATGAAGAAGAAGAAGAAGAAGAACAGAATTATAATCTTGATAAAAGCAGGTACTTATCAATAGATTTAGGTCTTGACAATTTTGCAGCAGTAGTTGATACCATCGGGACTGCCTTTTTAATAGAAGGCAGGTATATAAAATCAGTCAACCGATGGTATAACAAACAAAAGGCAAGACTCCAGTCGATATATAGCAAGCAAAATATTAAATACGGCAAAAGACTTGCTCGGATTTGTCTTAGAAGACAGCATATAATTGACAACTTTTTGAATCAAGCTGTCAATTATATAATCAAGCATTGTCTGAACAATCAAATAGGTACAGTAGTTATTGGGGAAATGAAAGATATAAAGCAGAAAATAAATCTTGGGGTTGTAAACAATCAAAACTTTGTGAACATACCATATGAAAGGTTCAAGAGAAAGTTAGAAGCGAAGTGTGAATATTATGGTTTAGAGTATGTAGAAGTGGACGAGAGTTACACTTCGCAGAGATGTAACAGGTGTGGGACAGTCGAGAAAAGTAACAGGAAGCACAGAGGGCTATACGTGTGCAAAGATTGTGGGTATGTAGTAAATGCAGATATAAATGGAGCGCTAAATATACTTGCGAAGGTAGCTGGCGAGTCTGCAAAGAAGCAGATAGTCAGTAGTGGGTGTGTGAACCACCCTGTGAGAATAAGGGTAGCTTAG
- a CDS encoding DUF1848 domain-containing protein: protein MIISASRRTDIPAFFGEWFVKRLLQGFAMFRNPMRPTQVFAISLFPEDVDAIVFWTKNPKPFLEKLEYLKDYTYYFQFTLNPYDTDLEPNLPDKNVLIDTFIRLSDIIGPKRVIWRYDPIIITPRMDMMYHLEKFEELCEKLSKFTTKCIISYVDFYKSAVPSLEKIKAVDLSDDEKLELFYNVGQIAKKYGLSVETCAEAVDVEKIGLRKAHCIDGALIEELRGKKYDFKKDKNQRLACGCVQSVDVGIFNTCMHFCAYCYANYNRKAIEKNVKEMFDENSPLLCSRLDLTRDEIRIRIEDKSYPIKLDEILHYRKSENEIFQRSFIDDKDDTQSKLERIISKLKRSIFS, encoded by the coding sequence GTGATAATTAGTGCAAGCAGAAGAACAGACATTCCTGCCTTTTTTGGAGAGTGGTTTGTAAAAAGGCTGTTGCAAGGCTTTGCAATGTTCCGAAATCCTATGCGCCCAACCCAAGTTTTTGCCATCTCACTTTTTCCTGAAGATGTTGATGCAATTGTCTTTTGGACAAAAAACCCAAAACCTTTTTTAGAAAAGTTGGAATACTTAAAAGATTACACATATTACTTTCAATTTACACTAAACCCATACGACACAGATTTAGAGCCAAATCTGCCAGATAAGAATGTTCTGATAGATACATTTATAAGGCTATCAGATATAATTGGACCCAAAAGAGTCATCTGGCGATATGACCCAATTATTATCACACCTAGGATGGATATGATGTACCATCTTGAGAAATTCGAAGAGCTTTGCGAAAAACTATCCAAGTTCACTACAAAGTGCATAATCAGTTATGTTGACTTTTACAAAAGTGCCGTTCCTTCTTTGGAAAAAATCAAGGCAGTTGATTTGTCAGATGACGAAAAGTTAGAACTTTTTTATAATGTAGGGCAAATTGCCAAAAAGTATGGGCTTTCTGTGGAGACATGTGCCGAAGCGGTTGATGTAGAGAAAATTGGTCTCAGAAAAGCCCACTGTATAGATGGTGCGCTGATTGAGGAGCTGAGAGGGAAGAAGTATGATTTTAAAAAAGACAAGAACCAGCGACTTGCGTGCGGATGTGTTCAGAGTGTTGATGTGGGGATTTTTAACACTTGCATGCACTTTTGCGCATACTGCTATGCAAACTATAACCGTAAGGCTATAGAAAAGAATGTAAAGGAAATGTTTGATGAAAACTCACCACTTCTGTGCAGCAGGCTTGATTTAACAAGGGATGAGATTAGGATTAGAATAGAAGATAAGTCATATCCTATTAAACTTGATGAAATTTTACATTATAGAAAATCGGAGAATGAAATATTTCAGAGGAGTTTTATAGATGATAAAGATGATACTCAGAGCAAACTTGAAAGGATTATATCAAAGCTCAAAAGATCAATTTTTAGCTGA